CTCCCCTGCTCTCGCCCACATGGCAGGATGTTGACAGTGCTGCACTCGTGCGCCTGGACCTGGAGCGGAAAGTCGAGTCCCTGCAGGAGGAGATCAACTTCCTGAGGAAAGTCCATGAGGAGGTAACGTGCGTGACCCACCCTCCTAGCCCATAGGGTGCCTGGCTGGGGATGggatggcagagagagagggccgatgatgggggctaatttagctacaactaatcaggagaaagatcttggagtcatcgtggacagttctctgaagacgtccatgcagtgtgcagcggcaggcaaaaaagcaaacaggatgttaggaatcattacaaaagggatagagaataagatggagaatatcttattgcccttatataaatccacggtacgcccacatcttgaatactgcgtacagatgtggtcccctcatctcaaaaaagatatactggcattagaaaaggttcagaaaagggcaactgaaatgattaggattttggaacgggtcccacatgaggagagattaaagaggctaggacttttcagcttggaaaagaggagactaaaggggggatatgatagaggtctataaaatcatgactggtgtggagaaagtaaataaggaagtgttatttactccttctcataacacaagaactaagggccaccaaatgatattaatgggcagcaggtttaaagcaaacaaaaggaagttcttcttcactcagcgcacagtcaacctgtggaactccttgcctgaggaggttgtgaaggcaaGGACTctaatagggtttaaaagagaactggataaattcatggaggttaagtccattaatggctattagccaggatgggtaaggaatggtgtccctagcctctatttgtcagagggtggagatggatgacaggagagagatcacgggatcattacctgttaggttcactccctctggggcacctggcattggccactgtcggtagacaggatactgggctggatggacctttggtctgacccaatatggctgtccttaagttcttatgttcttatgacctcTGTCCTTGCCTTGCCAAGCACTGCAGCCTGGGCCCAGCTATCCAGAGAGGCAGGGACCTTATAGTGAGAATGGCTCGTCATTCTCCTTTGGGCGGTTTCACCTCTCCCCCAGGCCCTCCCTCGGGTTCCACTGTGCACCTGCGTGCTGGGTTCCCATCACCTGGCCCATTATTCCTGCCAGCCAGGAGAGACAAGGAGAGAGAAATCTTTGGCCCAAACTCAAAGGGTAATGTGTAAATTCTGCATCTGTGAAGAGGTGTCGGGGGATCTTAGCCGGTGTAATTTACACCCCACAGTCACATGAGGAGGGCCTACACCTTCTTCTGCTGTCCTGCCAACTCCACCCTTTTCTGTCAGCCTTTGGGTGTGTGAGTTATGGGAGTCCCTTCCCGTAAACCCAGGCACGGACTGGTAATTTCCACCAGCTTGTCCAGAGACCCAGAGAAGGACGGAGGGATGGAGGTCTTCTGTAGCAGCCACAGCAATGGAATGTCAGACCACAGAGTGGCCAGCAGTGGGCGCTGCAGAAGGGATGTGGCTGACCCCATCTCCCACACGGTCAGACCTTTCCATCCCTTGGGAGCTTGTGGGCTATCCCCGCCACGCCGGGATCCGCAGTGGCCCCCGTGGCATGTTCAGTTCCGTGCCCGGCGCACGGCTCTGCTGCCTGTCCCCCGGCAGCACCGGTGTGGCACAGCCCTGCCTCCGTGCCGCCCACCCGCCTCGCTTGTATCTTCGCAGGAGCTgagagagctgcaggagcagctggcGCAGCAGCAGGTCCACATTGAGATGGACATGTCCAAACCGGACCTGACGGCTGCGCTGCGGGAGATCCGCATTCAGTACGAGTCCATGGCCTCCAGCAACATGCACGAGACCGAGGAGTGGTACAAGTCCAAGGTAAAGGGGCCTGGGACAGGCCCTCAGATCGGGGCTGCCAGTGAAGCACCCTGTGGGTTGCACATGCAGTTTCTGTCTCTTACTGACTGGCACTGGATTGCGGCTCTCCCTGCATGATGCCCCATGTGCTATATGCCACCCAGGGGAGTTACCAGACAGGTTGGAAGGGCTGGTTCATGGGACATTCCCCTGCAGTGTCTCCTGGCTTCATGAAGGCtgtgggaataataatacttagatGTTTGTCTTTGACTAGCACCTTTCACaccaggatctcaaagctcttcacTAGTTGTACCCCCCGCATCCTAGGAGCTGCGGGGGATTATTCTCCCCCTTTGACACATGGGGGAAGATCAAAAACAGCAGTTAAGAGACtttcctaaggtcacacagccagttagTGGCAGGATGGAAATATAgaccaggagccctgactcctgAGCTCTAACCACTTGTCAGtgcagggactagaacccaggcatcctggctaccaagcccctgctccagtcACTGCAGTACTTTGTTCAATCAGCTGGTATCACCATCGTCATCTTACTCTGTTCTCTCCCAGTTTCCTGTTCCCCGGGGCACCAAGCCCTTGCTGAGCGCTCTCCCTGGGGAGGGACGTCCCTAGCTTTCCGGGCCAGGTGCACTAACTCCTCTTCCTCAGTTTGCAGACCTGACGGATGCGGCAGCTCGGAACATTGAAGCCTTGCGCCTGGCCAAGCAAGAAGCCAATGAGTACCGGCGCCAGCTCCAGGCACTCACCTGCGACCTGGAGTCCCTGCGGGGAATGGTAGgtgtgggtgctgggggcaggggcaggcagcagTGAGATAGCGCATGGGCCCTTGGGTGCCCTCCATTAGCACAGGCTTCCCAATGAACATCACCCCATCACTGAGCCCTGCTTTGGGCTCCAAATTCCCCTCATCTCCAATTAACCTTGTCAAATAAACCTCAGCTCAGAATCAAACCTGCCAAGCTGGGAAATAAGGACTCAACAGATATCAAACAATGCTGGGCTCCCTTGTGTTCCTGTAATGTGCAAAGAGGAAGGCGGCCAGACAAGATGGTCCAGGCGTCTGCTCCCATAGGGCAGAGACAGGAGACGGGGCTGGGGCCTGGCGTCTGCTCCCATAGAGCAGAGacaggagatggggctgggacctggggtTTGGTCCCGTAGGACAGAGACAGGAGACGGGGCTGGGGCCTGGCATCTGCTCCCATAGGGCAGAGacaggagatggggctgggcctggggtctcTTCCCATAGGGCAGAGACAGGAGatagggctggggcctggggtctGCTCCCGTAGGGCAGAGACAGGAGACGGGGCTGGGGCCTGGCATCTGCTCCCATAGGGCAGAGACAGGAGACGGGGCTGGGGCCTGGCATCTGCTCCCATAGAGCAGAGacaggagatggggctggggcctggggtctTTTCCCATAGGGCAGAGacaggagatggggctggggcctggggtctGCTCCCATAGAGCAGAGacaggagatggggctggggcctggggtctGCTCCCGTAGGGCAGAGACAGGAGACGGGGCTGGGGCTTGGCGTCTGCTCCCATAGAGCAGAGacaggagatggggctggggcctggggtctGCTCCCGTAGGGCAGAGacaggagatggggctgggcCCTGGCATCTGCTCCCATAGAGCAGAGacaggagatggggctggggcctggggtctGCTCCCGTAGGGCAGAGACAGGAGAcggggttgggggatggggtCTGCTCCCATAGAGCAGAGACAGGAGATGGGGCTAGGGGATGGGGTCTCCTCCCATAGGACGGAGACAGGAGATGGGGCTAGGGGATAGGGTCTGCTCCCGTAGGACAGAGACAGGAGacggggctggggcctggggtctGCTCCCGTAGGGCAGAGTCAGGAGacggggctggggcctggggtctGCTCCCGTAGGACAGAGACAGGAGACGGGGCTAGGGGATGGGGTCTGCTCCCACAGGGGCTAGGGGATGGGGTCTGCTCCCGTAGGGCGAGGAGGAAGGGTAGCAGCTGAAGTGAAGTGATCTGGTCTGGTGCAGGCAGGTGGGGGACTGGACTACCTGCTCCAGTGGGGCAGCCCACACTGGCCTTTCTGTAGCAGCCCTGGAGCGTGATGATCCCTGTTAGGATCACGTGACCCTGGCCTCCTGGTGCCATGTCACCAACTCTGACATGATCCCTGGGGGCAGACAGCGGAAGGCAGATCAGTAACAGCCCttcacccccgcccctcccagaaTGAATCCCTGGAGAGGCAGCTGCGGGAGATGGAGGACCGCTATGCCACGGAGACAGCCAGTTACCAGGACACCGTCatccagctggaggaggacaTCCGGAACCTCAAGCAGGAGATGGCTCGGCACCTCCAGGAATACCAGGACCTGCTCAACGTCAAGCTGGCCTTGGACATTGAGATTACCACCTACCGCAAGCtcctggagggagaggaaagcagGTGAGCCTCCTGCAGACAAATTGCAGGATGAGGAAGGGGAATTCATTCTTTCAGGGGGACTCTGAGGAACCTGTTCCGTGGATACCCAGAGGGACACCAGTGCCCAGGGCTGCCAACCCAGCACCCCTTGTTTTAGCTAACAGGTGCTCCAGGCAACCGCTGGATTGAGTGGCTAGGGTCTCATGCTCTGTCACTTAGAgaagggcctgaaccaaaactctggatccaaactctcCTAACCTTTGGAGGAAAGCTAGGACCGGATCCAAGCCTGGCAGCATGGGCCCATCTCTTCCATATGCTGTTGGAAACGAATGACTTTCAATTGTCCCCCTGCAACCCATTGACCTCAACAGCATCATTGCAAGCAGAAGCGTCTAGACAGCCAGACGCTGAGGGTATATGGCTGGGTTAGGTACGTGGTGGGAATGGGCCTGTTGTCACCTAGGGCTGCCGATTTTGGTTAGAtggattcctggaggtttcatcacaggacataatatttaattaaagattaatctttaattcctggacactcctggagggttggcaaccctatagtCACCTGGCTGTTCTCGAGCTCCCTGATGAGCTGGACCTGTCACGTGGGTTTCCCAGCAAAGGCCTCCCTTCTCCCACTCAGTCAGAGGCAGCCTTGCCTGGGAAATGCTTCTTGTGTGGCCCGTCTCACACCTGTGCTTCTCCGATTGCCTTGTTTCTGCAGGATCACGATCCCCGTGCAGACCTTCTCCAACCTGCAGATCCGAGGTCAGGACGCTGCGCGGCccaagggaggagggatgggatgGGTGGTCATGGCTACATCACGCCTTCACGTCTGGGTGTGGAATCACTTTCCCATGGTACTGCCCCCACCACGCACAGGCTCTGACTCTGGGCCAGGACTGGAGGAAGGGCTGGGTAATGTGATAGCAGCTAGAGGCACGAAGATGGGGGccatcaaatctcatgcttcagggcataagctgatCACTGTGGGGAACGTCTCCATAATGCACAGAGTTGTGCAACTGGCCAGCTGCACTGTGGGTTTTTCCCCATCTTTCTCTGACGCATCAGGGCTGGTAGCACAGTTCAAtggacagggagccaggagacctggctctgcTCCTCTCACTAACCTGCTACGTGACCTTGGGCGACCCTTCCCCACGGTGTGCCAAACAGGGATAACCATACCACCTGCCAGAGCCTGGGGATTTCAGTGGCCTGTAAAGTCTGAGAATTGTCACTGGCACCAGTGGGAGGCAGGTTTCCGGGCTTGGGGCcccactggtctgatctgggCCAGCTCATCCAGCACATTGATgctccctgtctccagccaggccAGACTCCAGGAGGTACAGGTGAAGGGAAGCCTGCGCTGTGGCCTCCTTTGGGACCCAGCCCGGTGACATGGGGACCCTGTAACAGATGCAGGAGCCCTGAGAGTGTCCCTGAAGCCACTTCTCTCTGACTGCAGCCTGCTCTACTGTGCCGGGGGACCCTGCAATGTGGGATGGGGGAGCCCCAGGGAACCCAGAGCTTCGGGGTgcgttggggggcaggaggaggtggagattCGGAGCAGCGGTGCCTCACCCCGGGCCATGTAACTTTCCAAGTAGGAATTCAGACAGGGCAGACCCATGGTGACTCTCCCActcagtggcggattaatgattttgccacccctagaccctgaaataattgccccatatgaacttgttttagtttttttacaaattcatttgaacccaccagcagctccccacggcccccccagctcacctccgctccgcctcctcccctgagcgcaccgccgctccgcttctccccctctctccctcccggTGCTTTTGTGCAGCAAgcctgggaaggaagggaaacGCAGcgcgcctgggggaggaggcagggctggggatttggggaagaggttggaatgggggcggggaaggggcggagttggggtggggtcgGGGCCGGGAGGGCGCGAGCACCTACCGGTGTTGGGTAAAGTTGACGCCTAtggctattataaatttgccacccctgcaaatttgccgccGTAGGCCTCGGCCCTGTCAGCCTAGGCCATAATACGCGGCTGCTCCCATCCCGGGGCAGTCCCCACAGAGAGGGGGCTAGGGTGCAGTGCCATCTCAGTACCCAGCCCACAAACTCCACAGACCCATCTGAACAAACAGTATCATGTCAGGGGTAGCCCAGCCAGGTGCATGCCAGGGGACAGCCCCAGATAGTCCACAGGGTACCAGAGGTGATGGGacaatgtgtacagtgggggggctgagagccattgaaccaaactgtaaaccctggatatgatggaaactactttaagccagggggtgctgcagcacccctcgTTCCAGCATCTATGCAGGGTACTGCGTGGGCTTGTGGGCCCACTTGCTGCGTGGGCTGCTCCCCTCCCGGTGTGAGTCAGGGAGGGGAGCACAGAGCTCTTTGCTAACAGATCTTGGAGCCCTGTGAATGTGGAAGGGCTGTTAGCTGTCGCGGGGACAGGTTTCATGGCTCCTGTGCTATGTGCAGGGAATCTCAGCTCAGGCCAGAGCTAGCCCGACCTGGCAGCCTGTGTGGCCCTAGGTGCTTCGTTCTGCCTTGTTCTGCTTGGTTGGGCTTTCTCAGAGTGGAGACAACGACCACATTTGCTCTTCTCCGCAGAGACCAGCCTGGATACCAAGTCAGTGTCTGAGGCTCACCTGAAGAGGAACATCGTGGTCAAAACTGTGGAGACCAGAGATGCAGAGGTAGGAGATGGTCCCCCCTGCGCCTGCCCcaccatccacccccacccctcccctgccggCTGGAGACCACCTGACCTTGCCATGCTGCAGTTCCCCGTTGTCTGGGGCTTCCAAGTAATGGGCCTTGAATGGGCCTGGTCCTGGGGGGTGATGGGCATGTGCCTCACTTGCTGAGCTGTACAGATGTAACGGCCTAGCGGGGGCAGCTTTCTCCtggggagaagcaggggggttgTTCTCTTGGTGGATCTCACCACTGGTCGACTGCCTGCCGAGTCAGTGACCCCCCTTGTGTGTTTGGTGAGGTGTCCAGCAAGGCTGGGGTGTATGGCAGGCCAGGCGCTGGGGAAGGACGTACTGCTGTGCGGGATGCTGGGCAAGACAATTCAGTGGAACCGGTTCTGTTGGACAATGCGGTGTCATCGAaatcaggccttgtctacactacaggggaggTGTACACGCTGCAAAGCGACTTTTGGCggcaaaactctgctgttttgctgacaaaataaaaccacctcaaggAGAGGCACAAAGCGTCAGTGTCGACTCTGCTGTTTGCTTTGTCGACAGAACTGGGTTCCGCCAGGACCCCACAATGCCCGCCGTGGCCGCGCTGCTCACTGGTTTGAGGCAGGCATGcgccctcccctttcaaagctcccgGGACGTGTCTGACAGCTGAGCGTGCTGCTccctttggggaacaaagagcaaatcattagcTGGAAggctcctgctctgccctgccctaggAACACAGGGGCAGGCAGACTGCTGCAGCGGGGAGCacggggtgggcggggggcaggggacggCCATGCTGCCTTGACATTCCTCAGcacggagagctcacagagctgctcaggatgCTGCTCccggctgtgggagaactcggagggaaccgtaggcaggcaggcagagcgggcTGCTTCGGGAGAGActgctgtgccgagcagagccgggagctgatgtggggggtgtccccttcccccttctcAGGATAGGCTggtcagcctgctgtctccccaccccagacccaccccgtcctctctctccccacacacacgtCCGCTGAAAAGCGGCTGACAATCGGATGGGATtaagaaacctgcatcatgtgatgttgtatctgccccatgaggcactgcaaacccttcccaaagcaccctgcggccagttgcgtGGTGGGATAGCTACCTCCGGGCactgtgtcgatgcaagagctgctagcaTGGATGCACTCTGCCGGCCCGGCACAAGGACCTAGTGTGACATGCAAGAGCGGCTTTAATTCAAGCAGCataacttttgccaacaaaacttcgtagtgtagacgaggcctcaGTGTCAATTCTGGTGCCATTTTTGACAGAAGAAAGTTGAAATGAATGTTTTGGCTTTCTCGTTTCTTTTCGACCAGATCGATAGTGTGGCGTTTTGATAACACTGAAGCGTTTGGATATGGTAAAGCCATTTCATTCTGATGTGTTTCGAGGCATTTCACTTGGACTTGTGTGTTATGTTAAAACATTGATTTAATGTTATATTATGTTTACTAGTCActatttattgtatttaatatttaatgtaaTATCAAAGTCTAAACAAAATGAATCAGAACTATCGAGTAAGAACAACATGTTTTCGCCTTATCAAAGGGCCACGTTTTAACATTATCAGAATGCAATGACTTGATGGTCCCAAAATGCCCTGTGTTTTGGAGTTTGTGTGGCACAGGAAATGTCGGCTCTTTGTTCTGACTCTGAACTCATtagtctctgaaaatcagaatttccagcTGAATAGAAATTCTGATTTCCAGCCATTTCCACTGTGTGGTTACGGCACCATGTGGGACTATGGAGATCTTGGCTCAAGTCCCACCTCCGCCCCAgactgtgtgatgctgggcaaggcTTTTAATGAATCTgagcctccattccccatctgtaacttGGGGTGAATgatccttcccttctcccacccttcGTCTGTCCTCTGTCCTTAGACTGTTTGTAGTGCTGGTGTAGCCAGGTCAGTCCCAAGAtttgagaaagacaaggtggggaagggaatatcttttattggtccaacttctgttggggagagagacaagctttcgagccacacggagctcttcttcaggtctgggaaaggtactttgAGCATCCCAGCTAAACACGAATGGGGATGGCTTGTTAAGCAGAAGCGTTAAGGCATGTTGGAGGCAGTGGCTTGAAATGAAGCAGGCAGTTCTAGGTTAGATTATTATGCATAAAGGGGTTGAAGTGGGTAATTAAGGGTAGCAGGCAATGTGGTGTTACAAAttgatgagcctgggaacttaaattcataactctgctagacaccaaaaaacATGGACTTAACAAGGACactttatggctcattacaacaattcaTAACACACCACACTGCCTGCTACCTTTACTTGCTCACTGTCTGGAGCAGCTCACAACCATGcatgccagcctcagggcagactgtcaaaaagcagggcagagaccccaatcAGGTGGTATGTtccataattagatttcaccaacccagtaatgAGAGTGACCTCCTAAAGTACTATAACCGGCTGACCGTGGactcagacagtccccttgggcattccagtctatcttgccacccaggcaagctggacaaTGCAATAGATGGTCAcattacaccaaaaatcacagcaatattcaggctattcccagtcccaaaggaccagtcacttaccccaggtcaattgtattCAGATCTCAAACCAGAGACAATTCCTGTAGCCAATCCTGGCTAAATATGTATTAACTaagaaatgagaattatttacaaggttaaaacacaaacatacacacacagatgaGTTCCAGTCTTTGATTTAATATAAGCCTCCACAGTAAGCGGCTCTCTATGTCTTTTGGGGCTGACCCATGCCAAAcagcatggggatctcttgctCATGCTTAGGAATCTTTGCCCTTCTGCAACCAGACATAAAAAGCAACCCAGTTTCTCCTTTGTATCCTTTTCACCCCAGATGCCAAGCTGGTGGGATGAGTTCATGCGCAGGCctccccttcctggagggagtGAGGAGTGCAGCCAGCAAGGTGTCTGGCCTTTGATGTTGCACAAAGCctcatttgccttcagtgggtcCCCTAGCGTGCAGGACGGTTACTTCCCCTTAATTCATTCTTTTTCCTGTTACACAATCACAGAGGTTTGCGGTGCAAACACTCGATATCGCTTTGTACCAGGGGATGCAGCTATTAtacagcatcctacaagcattccatgaAGTCTAAACAGGAAACACATCCTTATAACACTGAACCCTGTTTTAACTCTGTTGACCCACAGccgagccagactggtttccagctctgcatttgtcagtgttcagtgaggccctgggccttggcatgagctggcacctagCTTGCCAGTGTCACACCCACTTCAAACCCTTTATGCATAACAATCTAACCCACAACTGCCCATGTAACCCCAACAGACCCCACTCGTcgggatcgaaccagggacctctgaagcttagtgcatgagcctctactgcagggGTTCTTAAACTGGGAGTCGtaacccctcagggggtcatgaggttattacgtggggggtcgcgagctgtcagcctccaccccaaaccccacttcaccgccagcatttataatagtgttaaatatttttaaagtgtttttaattcataaggggggggggtcgcaccCGGAGGCTTGCTGTAtaaaaggagtcaccagtacaaaagtttgagaaccactgctcactgcgtgagctaaaagccacatgcccttagctaaggctgtagcaggctcattaatctctctctaactgccactagatgggacagaacaccacacccaagagGTGTGTATGTTACACCCACTTCATTTCAAGTGACACCCTCCAACTCCAGGTACCCCTTCTGCTTAACAATCCAGCCCAATTTGCATTTGGCTTCCTGCCCCACACTGGAGAAGAGCTCCGTGtcactcaaaagcttgtcccttccccccggcagaagctggtccagtaaaagatatcccCTCCCCTCTGGTCTCtcttgtttagactgtaaaccttggggcaggggctgtctctcctGGAGTATTCACACCCTGGGAACAAAGGGGACAGGGGCTGAAAAGACAAACTTTTGGTGAGGTTATACTAGAGGATCAGGCAAAACTCAACACAGCCTCTGCAGGGCATTTTAACaacggtggcaccttaaagactaacagctttatttgggcataagctttcgtgggtaaaaaccccacttctcctCGCTgtgtttgtggatacagactgacagggctactcctctgatacagGGCATTTTAGATCGCCCCAGGGAAGCCCTGCAAGAGACAGTTTGATCAGGTCACACATAAAAACTGCCGTGCCGCCACAGAGCAAAGACTGCACCACTCTGAGCTCCGCTTTGACACAGCTCTGGGGGTGGCTCACGctctgcaggaggcaggggagggaactgggagccaggcatGTGGAGTCCTGGCCTGGCCAGTCGACTCTGCTGGCCCGTGATGAGGGGGAGGTTCCCCGCAGGCGCCATGCACCTGCCAGGA
The DNA window shown above is from Chelonia mydas isolate rCheMyd1 chromosome 27, rCheMyd1.pri.v2, whole genome shotgun sequence and carries:
- the LOC102940278 gene encoding glial fibrillary acidic protein: MSLSMESQRQSSYRRRFGPQATAVHQPLRSSPLFWLLSPSPSTRVSMTKKRTSSLSIRASPRFSQDKADFSLADALNTEFKETRTNEKVEMMELNDRFASYIEKVRFLEQQNKVLVAELNQIRDKEPTKLGDIYHEELRELRRQVDQLSNAKTRLEIERDNLLDDVNGLRQKLQEETNLRLEAENNLSSYRQDVDSAALVRLDLERKVESLQEEINFLRKVHEEELRELQEQLAQQQVHIEMDMSKPDLTAALREIRIQYESMASSNMHETEEWYKSKFADLTDAAARNIEALRLAKQEANEYRRQLQALTCDLESLRGMNESLERQLREMEDRYATETASYQDTVIQLEEDIRNLKQEMARHLQEYQDLLNVKLALDIEITTYRKLLEGEESRITIPVQTFSNLQIRETSLDTKSVSEAHLKRNIVVKTVETRDAEVTKESTQEHKD